A region from the Lentimonas sp. CC4 genome encodes:
- a CDS encoding 3-hydroxyacyl-ACP dehydratase FabZ family protein: MDEILRTIPHRPPFLFIDEIVEVREDGATCKRTIRMEEPQFEGHYPGNPIMPGVLLCEACFQAGAIYLAKQIEKEGRSLADVTPVLSRISDARFKQMVKPGDDVVIEVTMKEKVSKFFFMKGKVLKNGKPALTIEFALAMLEPEAGK; the protein is encoded by the coding sequence ATGGACGAAATTCTACGCACTATTCCTCACCGCCCGCCTTTTCTCTTTATCGACGAGATCGTCGAAGTTCGCGAGGACGGCGCCACTTGTAAGCGCACTATTCGTATGGAAGAGCCTCAGTTCGAAGGGCACTACCCAGGCAACCCGATCATGCCGGGCGTATTACTGTGCGAAGCATGTTTCCAGGCCGGCGCGATCTATCTCGCCAAGCAAATCGAAAAAGAAGGCCGTTCATTGGCCGACGTGACGCCAGTGCTGTCTCGTATCTCTGATGCGCGCTTTAAGCAGATGGTGAAGCCGGGCGATGACGTTGTTATCGAAGTGACGATGAAGGAGAAGGTCAGTAAGTTCTTCTTCATGAAGGGCAAAGTGCTGAAAAACGGCAAACCAGCGCTTACGATTGAATTCGCGTTGGCAATGCTCGAACCGGAGGCTGGTAAGTGA
- a CDS encoding arsenate reductase ArsC, translated as MSKPKVLILCTGNSCRSHMAEAILRAAAGDIFEVFSAGSKPKGAVHPLALQAIEELGISTEGHTSDHLDQYLDKGITTVITVCGNADKVCPTFPEQVNRYHWGVEDPPHARREGESEIDAFRRIRDGIKLVFEAYAFGYREALNAARASSPAE; from the coding sequence ATGTCCAAACCAAAAGTCCTCATCCTCTGCACTGGCAACTCGTGCCGCAGTCATATGGCCGAAGCCATTTTACGCGCTGCCGCTGGCGACATCTTCGAGGTGTTCAGCGCTGGCTCTAAACCTAAAGGCGCTGTCCACCCGCTCGCACTACAAGCCATTGAAGAGCTCGGCATCAGCACCGAAGGCCACACCTCCGACCACCTCGATCAATATCTTGATAAGGGCATCACCACAGTGATCACGGTCTGCGGCAATGCCGATAAAGTCTGCCCAACGTTCCCGGAACAAGTGAATCGCTACCACTGGGGCGTTGAAGATCCCCCTCACGCACGACGCGAAGGTGAAAGCGAAATCGACGCCTTCCGCCGCATCCGCGACGGCATTAAACTCGTCTTCGAAGCCTATGCCTTCGGCTACCGCGAAGCATTGAACGCGGCACGCGCGTCTTCCCCTGCTGAATAA
- the nrdD gene encoding anaerobic ribonucleoside-triphosphate reductase yields MPTISSCPAEEDFKLQPADLQPVVVKRDGTYVPFSTERIVQAIYKAGLAVQMDDLPYAEEIGYKISAEFNGRYQACITEIQTAVENALMEGSYKQLARKYIEYRHDRDQAREKKSQLNREIEGLVEQSDDSLLNENANKDAKVIPTQRDLLAGIIAKHYAKRYLLPKEVSIAHDLGQLHFHDLDYAPFFPMFNCMLIDLRGMLTQGFKMGNAEIEQPKSIATATAVTAQIIAQVASHIYGGTTINRIDEVLAPYVTASYEKHLATAEQWNIADAEAFAKAQITKECNDAFQSLEYEVNTLHTANGQTPFVTFGFGLGESWESKLIQQSILNIRIQGLGKKHKTAIFPKLVFAVKDGLNHKKSDPNYDIKQLALECATKRMYPDILNYEQVVKVTGSFKTPMGCRSFLSAHENEDGEEHDGRNNLGVVSLNLPRIALEAKGDECRFFTILDERLKLAKKALDARISRLDNVCARVAPILYMEGACGVRLNPDDKVSDIFKNGRASISLGYIGLHETVNALFGNDTHVYDSETLQRHALRIIQVLRAATERWKDETGYGFSLYSTPSENLCDRFCRIDAKEFGIIAGVTDKGYYTNSFHLDVEKKVNPFDKIDFEMPYPAIANGGFICYGEYPNMQQNVEALEDVWDYSYTRVPYYGTNTPIDECYDCNYTGEFSCTPKGFTCPQCGNFDPKRVSVTRRVCGYLGSPDARPFNAGKQEEVLRRVKHL; encoded by the coding sequence ATGCCTACAATATCTAGTTGCCCTGCCGAAGAAGATTTCAAACTCCAACCCGCTGATTTACAGCCTGTTGTCGTCAAGCGTGACGGCACTTATGTGCCCTTCTCGACCGAACGAATCGTTCAAGCCATCTACAAAGCAGGCCTCGCTGTGCAGATGGATGACTTACCCTACGCCGAAGAGATCGGCTACAAAATCAGCGCCGAATTCAATGGCCGCTACCAAGCCTGCATCACCGAAATCCAGACCGCCGTTGAAAACGCGCTGATGGAAGGTTCTTACAAGCAACTCGCTCGTAAATACATCGAATATCGGCACGATCGTGACCAAGCCCGCGAAAAGAAGAGCCAGCTCAACCGCGAGATCGAAGGCCTCGTTGAACAAAGCGACGACAGCCTGCTCAATGAAAACGCCAACAAAGACGCCAAAGTCATCCCGACCCAGCGCGACCTGCTCGCCGGTATCATAGCCAAGCACTATGCCAAGCGCTACCTCTTGCCCAAAGAAGTCTCGATCGCTCACGACCTCGGCCAGCTCCATTTCCACGACCTCGATTACGCGCCCTTCTTCCCCATGTTCAACTGTATGTTGATCGACCTGCGCGGGATGCTCACGCAAGGCTTCAAAATGGGCAACGCCGAGATCGAGCAGCCAAAGTCCATCGCAACGGCCACCGCTGTCACTGCGCAGATTATCGCCCAAGTCGCCAGTCACATTTACGGCGGCACCACGATCAACCGAATCGACGAAGTGCTAGCGCCCTACGTCACCGCCAGCTACGAGAAGCACCTCGCCACCGCGGAGCAGTGGAACATTGCCGACGCCGAAGCATTCGCCAAAGCGCAAATCACCAAAGAGTGCAACGACGCCTTCCAGTCCCTCGAATACGAAGTCAACACACTCCACACCGCCAACGGCCAGACTCCGTTTGTCACCTTCGGCTTCGGGCTCGGCGAAAGCTGGGAGTCCAAGCTCATCCAGCAGTCCATCCTCAACATTCGCATCCAAGGTCTAGGCAAAAAGCACAAGACCGCGATTTTCCCGAAGCTCGTCTTCGCAGTCAAAGACGGCCTCAACCACAAGAAGAGCGACCCGAACTACGACATCAAGCAACTCGCTCTCGAATGCGCCACCAAGCGCATGTATCCAGACATTCTCAACTACGAGCAAGTCGTCAAAGTCACCGGCTCCTTCAAGACACCAATGGGCTGTCGCAGCTTCCTCTCCGCCCATGAGAATGAAGACGGCGAAGAACACGACGGCCGCAATAATCTCGGCGTCGTCAGCCTCAACCTGCCGCGCATCGCCCTCGAAGCCAAAGGCGACGAATGCCGCTTCTTCACCATTCTCGACGAGCGCCTCAAGCTCGCAAAGAAGGCACTCGATGCCCGTATTTCGCGTCTCGACAACGTCTGCGCCCGCGTCGCGCCGATCCTCTACATGGAAGGTGCCTGCGGCGTGCGCCTCAACCCCGACGACAAAGTATCCGACATTTTCAAGAACGGCCGCGCCTCCATCAGCCTCGGCTACATCGGTCTGCACGAAACGGTCAACGCCCTCTTCGGCAACGACACCCACGTTTACGATAGCGAAACACTACAGCGCCACGCCCTGCGCATCATACAGGTGCTACGCGCTGCCACCGAACGATGGAAAGATGAAACTGGCTACGGCTTCAGCCTCTACAGCACGCCCAGCGAAAATCTCTGCGACCGCTTCTGCCGTATCGACGCCAAGGAATTCGGTATCATCGCAGGCGTCACCGACAAAGGCTACTACACCAACAGCTTCCACCTCGACGTAGAGAAGAAGGTCAACCCCTTCGACAAGATCGACTTTGAGATGCCCTACCCCGCCATCGCCAACGGCGGCTTCATTTGCTACGGCGAATATCCCAACATGCAGCAAAACGTCGAAGCACTCGAAGACGTTTGGGACTACAGCTACACCCGCGTGCCTTACTACGGCACGAACACGCCGATCGACGAATGCTACGACTGCAACTACACAGGCGAATTCAGCTGCACACCGAAAGGCTTCACCTGCCCACAATGCGGCAACTTCGACCCCAAACGCGTCTCCGTCACTCGCCGCGTCTGCGGCTACCTAGGCAGCCCCGACGCCCGCCCCTTCAACGCCGGCAAACAGGAAGAAGTCCTACGCCGCGTGAAACACTTGTAA
- a CDS encoding FAD-dependent oxidoreductase: MAKDWLEGIEEEYDVVVIGSGLGGLTGANYLAKNGHRVLLLEHHYQFGGLATWFKRPGGHIFDISLHGFPFGMVKSCRKYWTKEIADSIHQLKDVRFINPQMNVWTTFEREDFTNILVNDFKVEREKVEGFYDHLRAMNFYDDNTQTTGEMFEEFFPGRTDVHRLLMEPISYANGSHIDDPAITYGIVFSNFMSKGVFTFQGGTDTLIKKMVAELKHNGCEVRKCALVEGIDVEDGKVVGVRIRSQNTGGEEFPIRTVRCKAVLSNANVRNTIEYLVGEDKFSEDFVKEAKAVRNNTSSCQVYMGIKKGETIPNIGDLVFTSRAPEYTIGELTSIHTSSHTFSVYYPETRPHLKDERYTVVASLNARWDEWADLTDEQYEAEKARMCEECVSSLETFIPGVRDKIDHIEAATPRTVNHYTKSMQGTSFGTKFEGLKVSMELSDQIEGLYHAGSVGIIMSGWLGTMNYGVITANKIDKKLFELAKG, encoded by the coding sequence ATGGCAAAAGATTGGCTCGAAGGTATCGAAGAAGAATATGACGTCGTCGTCATCGGCTCCGGCTTAGGTGGATTGACGGGCGCGAACTATCTAGCGAAGAACGGACACCGTGTCCTATTGCTTGAGCATCATTACCAATTTGGCGGCTTGGCTACGTGGTTCAAGCGTCCAGGTGGGCACATCTTCGATATCTCGTTGCACGGCTTTCCTTTCGGTATGGTGAAGTCTTGCCGTAAATACTGGACCAAGGAAATCGCCGACTCGATTCACCAGCTCAAGGATGTGCGCTTTATCAATCCGCAGATGAATGTGTGGACGACGTTCGAGCGCGAAGATTTTACCAACATTCTGGTTAACGACTTCAAGGTCGAACGTGAAAAGGTCGAAGGGTTCTACGACCACCTGCGCGCAATGAACTTCTACGACGACAACACCCAGACCACGGGTGAAATGTTTGAAGAGTTTTTCCCTGGTCGCACAGATGTGCACCGTCTGTTGATGGAGCCGATCTCTTATGCGAACGGCTCGCATATCGATGATCCAGCGATCACCTACGGCATCGTGTTCTCCAACTTTATGAGCAAGGGCGTGTTCACCTTCCAGGGCGGCACGGATACCTTGATCAAGAAGATGGTCGCCGAGTTGAAGCACAATGGCTGCGAAGTGCGTAAGTGTGCGCTGGTCGAAGGCATTGATGTGGAAGACGGCAAAGTGGTGGGCGTGCGTATTCGCAGCCAAAACACTGGCGGCGAAGAGTTTCCAATCCGCACGGTGCGTTGCAAGGCAGTGCTCTCCAATGCCAATGTGCGTAACACGATCGAGTATCTCGTTGGCGAAGATAAATTCTCCGAAGACTTCGTTAAAGAAGCCAAGGCGGTGCGTAACAACACCAGCTCTTGCCAAGTGTATATGGGCATCAAAAAGGGCGAAACGATTCCGAATATCGGTGACCTCGTCTTTACATCGCGCGCGCCCGAATACACCATCGGCGAGCTGACTTCGATTCATACCAGCAGCCACACTTTCTCGGTGTATTATCCAGAAACGCGTCCACATCTAAAGGACGAGCGCTACACGGTCGTCGCGTCGCTGAATGCGCGTTGGGACGAGTGGGCAGATCTTACTGATGAACAATACGAGGCCGAGAAGGCGCGTATGTGTGAAGAGTGTGTGAGTAGCTTGGAGACATTCATTCCTGGAGTGCGTGATAAGATTGATCACATCGAAGCGGCGACGCCGCGCACGGTGAATCATTACACCAAGTCGATGCAAGGCACCTCCTTTGGCACCAAGTTCGAAGGCCTCAAGGTCTCGATGGAATTATCCGATCAAATCGAAGGCCTCTATCACGCTGGTTCCGTTGGAATCATCATGTCTGGCTGGCTCGGCACGATGAACTACGGCGTGATCACTGCGAACAAGATCGATAAGAAGTTGTTCGAATTGGCGAAGGGGTAG
- the nrdG gene encoding anaerobic ribonucleoside-triphosphate reductase-activating protein, whose product MNYQKYFDVDVVNGPGTRCTLFVSGCAHGCKGCYNQSTWSPNSGHPFTDELADRIIADLSDTRIRRRGLSLSGGDPLFPGNCESVLALCQRVKAECPGKDIWLWTGYLAENLTEPQRAIVDLVDVLIDGPFVQDLADRNLAHRGSSNQRIIHTSDTDIPVCHSGVSPIRVASHT is encoded by the coding sequence GTGAACTATCAAAAATACTTCGACGTCGACGTGGTCAACGGCCCCGGCACGCGCTGCACGCTGTTTGTGTCTGGTTGTGCGCACGGATGCAAAGGTTGCTACAATCAATCCACCTGGAGCCCAAACTCGGGGCACCCGTTTACCGATGAGCTAGCCGATCGAATCATCGCCGACCTCAGTGACACCCGCATCCGACGACGAGGGCTCTCGCTCAGCGGCGGCGATCCGCTCTTTCCTGGAAATTGCGAATCCGTGCTCGCGCTCTGCCAACGCGTCAAAGCCGAGTGCCCCGGCAAAGACATCTGGCTATGGACCGGCTACCTCGCCGAGAACCTAACCGAGCCACAACGCGCGATCGTCGACCTAGTCGACGTCCTGATTGACGGCCCCTTCGTGCAAGACCTAGCCGACCGAAACCTAGCCCACCGCGGCTCGTCGAATCAGCGGATCATTCACACAAGTGACACAGACATTCCTGTCTGTCACAGCGGAGTCAGCCCGATCAGAGTCGCCTCTCACACGTAA
- a CDS encoding metalloregulator ArsR/SmtB family transcription factor → MEASDIYKCIADPQRLRIINLLNAGPLCVCHLQEILEATQVKMSKQLAGMKQLGIIEAKREGTWMIYSLILPIDGLLKSNLSYLLKADCVECNQLQQDLITRQKIVDALAQSTSDCPKSVCGDTACC, encoded by the coding sequence ATGGAAGCCTCAGACATCTACAAATGCATCGCTGATCCACAGCGACTCCGTATCATCAACCTCCTAAATGCAGGCCCGCTCTGCGTGTGCCACTTGCAGGAGATCCTCGAGGCCACGCAGGTTAAAATGTCCAAGCAACTCGCCGGCATGAAGCAACTCGGCATCATCGAAGCCAAACGCGAAGGCACTTGGATGATTTACAGCCTGATCCTACCAATCGACGGACTGCTAAAATCGAACCTCTCCTACTTACTCAAAGCTGATTGCGTCGAGTGTAACCAACTTCAACAAGACCTCATCACACGTCAAAAAATCGTCGACGCTCTCGCCCAGAGCACCAGCGATTGTCCAAAATCCGTCTGTGGCGATACCGCCTGCTGCTAG
- the dgt gene encoding dGTP triphosphohydrolase has protein sequence MKNKFYNAFDLERFPDTPVADSDYRNAFQIERDRIIFSYPFRRLQSKTQVFQSGEYDFYRTRLTHSIEVAKIGRSICEYLRASSNQLNDRFYIDADLTEAVGLAHDMGHPPFGHIGERKLNELMHEHGGFEGNGQTLRILTELIYERPGATKGIAPTRAFLDGVMKYKALHHECIGQKADGSPDYPEHHFIYDEQANWRSTIFGGNEIPAELNNPKALNSFKSIECQIMDWADDTAYSLNDIVDGIHARYINVGSITEWAATQDLNADETALIEKLCQVIREDRYESHFGARIGRFVHGCTLTPRSGFLSDRTNRHAFDLTIAADVKAESKLYKRIALDLIFRSPQLQQIEFKGGHILEKLFRALCEHCGNDDGHGLRILPVQVQELLKHETTTAGRHRRLCDFTAGLTDSLAVRTYKRLYDPDFGSIAELL, from the coding sequence ATGAAAAATAAATTCTATAACGCCTTCGACCTCGAGCGCTTTCCAGATACCCCCGTCGCGGACTCTGACTATCGCAACGCCTTCCAAATCGAGCGCGACCGAATCATTTTCTCCTACCCCTTCCGTCGACTCCAGTCCAAGACTCAAGTCTTCCAATCCGGCGAATACGATTTCTACCGCACACGACTCACCCACTCCATTGAAGTGGCAAAAATCGGCCGCTCCATCTGCGAATACCTGCGTGCCAGCTCCAACCAACTCAACGACCGCTTCTACATCGATGCCGACCTAACTGAAGCCGTCGGCCTCGCGCACGACATGGGGCACCCGCCCTTCGGCCACATTGGCGAGCGTAAACTCAACGAGCTCATGCATGAGCACGGTGGATTCGAGGGCAACGGCCAGACCCTGCGCATTCTCACCGAACTCATCTACGAACGCCCCGGCGCGACCAAAGGGATCGCTCCCACCCGCGCCTTTCTCGACGGCGTTATGAAATACAAAGCCCTACACCACGAGTGCATCGGCCAGAAGGCAGACGGCTCGCCAGACTACCCCGAACACCACTTCATCTACGACGAGCAAGCCAACTGGCGCAGCACGATTTTTGGCGGCAACGAAATCCCTGCAGAGCTGAACAACCCCAAAGCGCTCAACTCCTTTAAGAGCATCGAATGCCAGATCATGGACTGGGCAGACGACACCGCCTACTCGCTCAACGATATCGTCGACGGCATCCACGCCCGCTATATTAATGTCGGCAGCATCACCGAATGGGCAGCCACGCAAGATCTCAACGCAGACGAAACCGCGCTCATAGAGAAGCTCTGCCAAGTCATCCGCGAAGACCGCTACGAGTCCCACTTCGGCGCACGCATTGGCCGTTTCGTCCATGGTTGCACACTCACCCCGCGCAGCGGCTTCCTTAGCGATCGCACCAACCGCCACGCCTTCGACCTCACCATCGCGGCCGATGTCAAAGCTGAGAGCAAACTCTACAAACGCATCGCCCTCGACCTGATTTTCCGCTCCCCACAGCTCCAACAGATCGAGTTCAAAGGTGGCCATATTCTGGAGAAGCTGTTCCGAGCACTCTGCGAGCACTGCGGCAACGATGACGGCCACGGCCTACGCATCCTCCCCGTGCAAGTTCAAGAGTTGCTTAAGCACGAAACGACCACCGCCGGACGCCATCGCCGCCTATGCGATTTCACAGCAGGCCTCACCGACAGCCTCGCAGTGCGCACCTATAAGCGACTCTACGATCCAGACTTCGGCTCAATCGCCGAGCTCCTGTAA
- a CDS encoding transposase translates to MAVESLNTEVKIRSRNLPHWTRDGAVYWVTFRLADSLPQEKVTQLKAVREEWLLQHPEPWSVEVRREYATRFTKQVQAWLDAGYGQCDLARPDVRAEVRDCLLRFDGVRVRLHSAVIMPNHVHAVMEPLGEHQLAVLLKGIKGASARLANTTLGRAGVFWMDESYDRIVRSEKEYAYFLRYIRENPVKAGLREGAYWLYFRE, encoded by the coding sequence ATGGCTGTTGAGTCGTTGAATACTGAAGTGAAGATTCGCTCGCGGAATTTACCTCATTGGACGCGTGATGGTGCGGTGTATTGGGTGACGTTTCGACTCGCTGATTCGTTGCCTCAAGAGAAGGTGACTCAACTGAAGGCTGTGCGCGAGGAATGGTTGCTACAGCATCCCGAGCCATGGAGCGTTGAAGTGCGACGGGAGTATGCGACTCGGTTTACGAAGCAGGTGCAAGCATGGCTGGATGCTGGGTATGGTCAGTGCGATTTAGCTCGGCCAGACGTGCGTGCGGAGGTGCGGGATTGCTTGCTGCGCTTTGATGGAGTGCGTGTGCGTTTGCATTCGGCGGTGATTATGCCGAATCATGTGCATGCGGTGATGGAGCCTCTGGGCGAGCATCAGTTGGCTGTATTGTTGAAGGGGATTAAGGGTGCGAGTGCTCGGTTGGCGAATACGACGCTCGGGCGAGCTGGTGTGTTTTGGATGGATGAGTCGTATGACCGTATCGTGCGAAGCGAAAAAGAGTATGCCTATTTCTTACGCTATATTCGTGAGAACCCTGTGAAGGCTGGGTTGCGAGAGGGGGCGTATTGGCTCTATTTTAGGGAGTGA
- a CDS encoding outer membrane beta-barrel protein → MTYKTLTAIAAATLLASAANAEWHYGVGTAVGATSYDGDAKFDDAKLDVDYDSSDIEKAFGGSAFATNGTWVFSLSGSSVEYESKDTVKNTPAPIGRTKNTFEQSGAEFTVGYVVYKENDLTITPFAGVRYTKQEWTIKNNIFNNDDDADWTDGVFGVKVDYKINDEWTWNNSASYAAGDSEGCSAFQTGVSWKFAEHWVTGAFVKYAHDEFEEDDFGGSKYKYDTDVTTLGLSIAYVW, encoded by the coding sequence ATGACTTACAAAACACTTACAGCAATTGCAGCAGCAACGCTTCTCGCTTCAGCAGCGAATGCAGAATGGCACTACGGAGTTGGCACAGCAGTCGGCGCAACCAGCTATGATGGCGATGCTAAATTCGACGACGCTAAACTTGACGTCGACTACGACAGCAGCGACATCGAAAAAGCTTTCGGCGGTTCTGCGTTCGCAACCAACGGCACATGGGTCTTCAGCCTCAGCGGTAGCTCCGTTGAATATGAGTCCAAGGACACGGTGAAAAACACACCAGCTCCTATCGGCCGCACAAAAAACACATTCGAGCAATCCGGCGCTGAGTTCACCGTTGGTTATGTCGTTTACAAAGAAAACGACCTAACTATCACTCCATTTGCTGGTGTTCGTTACACGAAGCAAGAGTGGACCATTAAGAATAACATCTTCAACAATGATGACGACGCAGATTGGACTGACGGTGTATTCGGTGTAAAGGTAGACTATAAGATCAACGACGAATGGACATGGAATAACTCCGCTTCTTACGCGGCTGGTGATTCCGAAGGCTGCTCGGCATTCCAAACAGGTGTGTCTTGGAAGTTTGCAGAGCACTGGGTAACAGGTGCCTTCGTTAAGTATGCACACGACGAATTCGAAGAAGACGATTTCGGCGGCTCGAAATACAAATACGACACAGACGTCACCACACTCGGTCTCTCGATCGCATACGTTTGGTAA
- a CDS encoding permease has translation MLTELINLVVYEWIGMDAESKFAGAVHFFLYDTIKIFLLLAAMIFVIGVLRTWLPEQKLKQWMSRGGIWGNLVAALFGAITPFCSCSSIPIFISLLRAGVPLGVTFSFLITSPIINEYLVVLMAGSFGIPITIAYVGSGLFIGTVAGALLGKMRLEKNLEQDIINAAESESGPTDYTLTGRLRYGWNESISVIKQIWIWVLVGVGIGAFIHNYVPQEMIHALMEKTGIFSVPIATTLGVPMYGSCAAIVPIAVVLFQKGIPIGTALAFMMAMAALSLPEAIMLRRTMNLKLIGIYFGITTLAIIFTGYLLNALAQYL, from the coding sequence ATGCTCACCGAACTCATCAATCTCGTCGTTTACGAATGGATCGGGATGGACGCCGAATCGAAATTCGCCGGCGCCGTTCACTTCTTTCTCTACGACACCATCAAGATCTTTCTGCTACTGGCAGCCATGATCTTTGTGATCGGGGTGCTGCGCACATGGCTGCCCGAACAGAAGCTCAAGCAATGGATGAGCCGCGGTGGCATCTGGGGCAACTTGGTCGCCGCGCTGTTTGGAGCCATTACGCCCTTCTGCTCCTGCTCCTCCATCCCCATCTTCATTAGCCTACTACGAGCCGGCGTGCCGCTGGGCGTGACTTTTTCGTTTCTGATTACCTCACCGATTATCAACGAATATCTCGTGGTGCTTATGGCAGGTTCCTTCGGCATCCCAATCACGATCGCCTATGTCGGAAGTGGCCTATTCATCGGCACCGTGGCCGGAGCCTTGCTGGGTAAGATGCGCCTCGAAAAAAACTTAGAGCAAGACATCATCAACGCCGCTGAATCTGAAAGCGGTCCAACAGACTATACTTTGACCGGACGACTCCGCTACGGTTGGAACGAATCGATCAGCGTGATCAAGCAGATCTGGATTTGGGTTTTAGTCGGTGTCGGCATCGGAGCCTTCATCCACAACTACGTGCCACAGGAAATGATCCACGCATTGATGGAAAAGACTGGAATATTCTCGGTCCCCATCGCCACCACACTCGGCGTGCCCATGTATGGTAGCTGCGCCGCCATCGTGCCGATCGCGGTCGTGCTCTTCCAAAAAGGAATCCCCATCGGCACTGCGCTCGCCTTTATGATGGCCATGGCTGCTCTCAGTTTGCCCGAAGCGATCATGCTGCGACGGACGATGAACCTAAAGCTCATCGGCATCTATTTCGGCATCACCACACTCGCCATCATCTTTACCGGCTACCTGCTCAACGCGTTGGCTCAGTATCTTTAG
- a CDS encoding Nramp family divalent metal transporter: protein MNEASPTQNRSSNLWKAIGPGILVACAAVGGSHLVWSTRAGAEFGWSLLWLVLLANLLKFPFFLYGQRYTAATGESLLAGYKRNGIGYVWIFAAINVLTGTINIAGVGMLSGALLSGYGLSSVAMSHLTVAIIIICALLLLFGHYKLLDGLAKVIISVLAIGTLAAVAVAIPNQTAPAADFVASSPYQWASFAFIISLLGWMPAPIDLSAWSSLWMFSRKEQTGHFATVKESSIDFYIGYGSAVVLAVLFVGLGALVMHGTGEAFSASGIGFSKQLVDLYTQTIGSWSHYLILTAAFITMFSTTLTCLDGYPRSLAACCSLIGDLDPKRFSKIHCIWISVSAIAASVVVLFFVQNLLQLLSFAAVVSFLTSPVLAYINFKVMSGDNVPVDQRPSIWLRVLSWSGLAFFIIMTVGYLYVKFFHTA from the coding sequence ATGAATGAAGCGTCCCCCACACAGAACCGTTCGAGCAACCTCTGGAAGGCCATTGGCCCTGGCATCTTAGTGGCCTGTGCCGCCGTGGGTGGCTCACATCTGGTCTGGTCCACACGTGCTGGCGCTGAATTTGGCTGGTCGCTGCTCTGGCTCGTCCTCCTCGCAAACTTACTCAAGTTCCCGTTCTTTCTCTACGGGCAACGCTACACCGCAGCCACTGGTGAGAGTTTACTCGCGGGCTATAAACGCAATGGCATCGGCTATGTCTGGATCTTCGCCGCCATCAATGTGCTCACCGGCACCATCAATATCGCAGGTGTCGGGATGCTCAGCGGCGCGCTTCTATCCGGCTACGGACTCTCTTCCGTCGCAATGTCACACCTCACCGTGGCAATCATCATCATCTGCGCTCTACTCTTACTGTTCGGCCACTACAAGCTACTCGATGGGCTGGCAAAGGTCATCATCTCGGTGCTCGCGATCGGCACCCTCGCTGCCGTTGCAGTTGCGATTCCAAATCAAACGGCACCGGCAGCCGATTTTGTCGCAAGCAGCCCTTACCAGTGGGCATCCTTTGCATTCATCATCAGCCTGCTCGGATGGATGCCTGCACCAATCGACCTCTCTGCCTGGTCTTCGCTTTGGATGTTTAGCCGCAAAGAACAAACTGGGCACTTCGCCACTGTCAAAGAATCCTCCATCGATTTCTACATCGGCTATGGCTCGGCAGTCGTGCTCGCTGTCCTCTTCGTCGGCCTCGGCGCGCTCGTGATGCACGGCACAGGCGAGGCATTTTCGGCCAGCGGTATCGGCTTCTCCAAGCAACTCGTCGACCTCTACACCCAAACAATTGGCAGCTGGTCACACTATTTAATTTTAACTGCAGCCTTTATCACCATGTTCAGCACCACGCTGACCTGCCTCGATGGATATCCACGCTCGTTAGCTGCGTGCTGCAGCCTGATCGGCGACCTCGATCCAAAACGCTTCAGCAAAATTCACTGCATCTGGATCAGCGTATCAGCCATAGCCGCCTCAGTCGTTGTTCTATTTTTCGTCCAAAACTTGCTGCAACTACTCAGCTTTGCCGCAGTCGTCTCCTTCCTCACCTCGCCCGTGCTCGCGTATATCAACTTCAAAGTGATGAGCGGCGACAACGTGCCAGTCGATCAACGCCCCAGCATATGGCTACGTGTCCTCAGCTGGAGCGGCCTGGCCTTCTTCATCATTATGACAGTCGGCTACCTTTACGTGAAATTCTTTCACACCGCGTAA